GGCCAGACGAAGACCAAACTCGGCAACAGCGAGGTACGGGGCATCGTCGAGAGCGCGATGCACGAGGGGCTTGGCACCTACTTCGAGGAACACCCCGACACCGCCCAGGCCATCGTGATGAAGGCCGTCGAGGCCGCGAAGGCCCGCAAGGCCGCAAAGAAAGCCGAGGAACTCACCCGCCGGAAGTCGGCGCTGGACTCGACCTCCCTGCCGGGGAAACTCGCCGACTGCCAGACCCGCGACCCCGACGAGGCCGAACTGTTCATCGTCGAGGGCGACTCCGCGGGCGGCAGCGCAAAGCAGGCGCGCAACCCCGGGTTCCAGGCGGTCTTGCCCATCCGCGGGAAGGTGCTGAACGTCGAGAAACACCGGCTGGATCGCATCCTCGAGAACGACCAGATCCGGAACATGATCACCGCCATCGGCGCGGGCGTCGGCGACGAGTTCGACGTCGAGGAGGCCCGGTACAAGAAGATCATCATGGCGACCGACGCCGACGTCGACGGCGCGCACATCCGCACCCTGCTGTTGACGTTCTTCTACCGGCACATGCGCCCGCTGCTCGAGGGCGGCTACGTCTACGCGACCAAGCCGCCGCTGTACCGCATCCGTTACCGCGGGGAGACCTACGACGCGATGACCGACGCCGAGCGCGACGAGATCGTCGAAGAGAAGTGCAACGGCAACCCCTCGCAGGTCCAGCGGTTCAAGGGTCTCGGCGAGATGAACCCCGAACAGCTCTGGAGTACGACCATGGACCCGGAAAACCGCATTCTAAAGCAGATCACGGTCGAGGACGCGGCCGCCGCGGACAAGATGTTCTCCGTCCTGATGGGCGACGCGGTGGAGCCGCGAAAGCAGTTCATCAAGGAACACGCCCCCGAGGCGGAGTGGGTGGATATCTAGCATGAGTTCAGACGTACCCGAACCGACGGACGTCGACGCGGCCAGAGTAGAGCACGTCCGCATCGAGGACGAGATGGAGCAGAGCTACATCGACTACGCGATGAGCGTCATCGCGGGTCGGGCCCTCCCGGACGTCCGGGACGGGCTAAAGCCCGTCCACCGCCGCATCCTCTACGCGATGGGCGAGATGGGCGTCACGAGCGGGAGCAGCCACCGCAAGTCGTCCTCGATCGTCGGCGAGACGATGGGCGACTACCACCCCCACGGCGACCAGGCCATCTACGACACGCTCGTCCGGATGGCCCAGGAGTTCTCGATGCGCTATCCGCTGGTCGACGGTCAGGGGAACTTCGGCTCGATGGACGGCGACCCGCCGGCGGCCATGCGGTACACGGAGGCCCGGATGGCCGCCATCGCCGAGGAACTGCTCGAGGACATCGAGAAGGACACGGTCGACTTCCAGTCGAACTACGACGACCGCCTCCAGGAGCCCGGGGTGCTCCCCGCGGCGTTCCCGAACCTGCTGGTCAACGGCTCCTCGGGCATCGCCGTCGGGATGTCGACGAACATCCCGCCGCACAACCTCGGCGAGATCGTCGACGCCACCGTCGAGGTCATCGAGAACCCCGACTGTACCGTCGAGGACCTGATGGAGCACGTGAAGGGGCCGGACTTCCCGACCGGCGCCAACATCGTCGGCCGGGACGCCATCTACTCGGCGTACGCGACCGGCCGGGGACGGCTCCGCGTGCGTGCCGAGTTCGAGGTCGAGGAGTACGACAACGACCGCGAGCGTATCGTCGTCACCGAACTCCCCTACCAGACGAACAAGGCCCGCCTCGTCGAGCGCATCGCCGACGACGTAAACGAGGGCAAGATCGAGGGCATCTCGGACCTGCGCGACGAGTCCGACCGCGACGGCGTCCGCGTCGTCGTCGAACTCAAGCGCGGCGCCAACACCGAGGTCGTCAAGAACCAACTGCTCGAACACCACCTGGAGCGGACGTTCGGCGTCATCAACCTCGCGCTGGTCGACGGCCAGCCGCGGGTGCTCAGCTTAAAGGAGACCCTAGAGGAGTACGTCGCCCACCGCCGCGAGGTGATCCGCCGGCGCAGCGAGTACGACCTCGCCGAGGCCGAAGACCGTGCCCACATCCTCGACGGGCGGCTGAAGGCCCTGGAGAACGTCGAGGACGTGGTCGACCTCATCCGCGACTCCGAGGACCGCGACGCCGCGAAGACGCGCCTGCGCGAGGCGTTCGACTTCTCGGAGGCGCAGGCGAACCACATCGTCCGGATGCAACTCGGTAGCCTCACCTCGATGGAGGCCGCCGAGATCGAGTCCGAGTACGAGGACGTCCAGGCGGAGATCGAGCGCCTCGAACGGATCCTCGGCAGCGAGGAGGAACTGCTCGGGGTCATCAAGGAGGAACTGCTCGACCTCAAGGAGGAGTACGGCGACGAACGCCGCACCTCGATCGTCGAGGACGAGGGGACGGTCACCCACGAGGACCTCATCCCCGAGGAGGACGTCGTCGTCGTCACGACCGAGGACGACTACGTCAAGCGGATGCCCCTCGCCCAGTTCGAGGCGCAGGGCCGCGGCGGCAAGGGGATCATCGGCGCCGACGTCAAGGAGGACGACCGCGTCGCGACGGCCTTCAGGGCGAACACCCACGACTACCTGCTCTGTTTCACGAACCACGGACAGGTCTACCGGCTGAAGGCCTACGAGATCCCCGAGATGGGCCGGACCGCCCGCGGGAAGTCCGCGGTCAACATCCTCGATCTGGACCCGGGCGAGGACATCACGGCCATCGTCGACACGGACGCCCTGGACGGCGACGAGTACGTGACGATGGTCACCCGCAACGGCTACGTCAAGCGGACGGCGGGCGAGGAGTTCGAGAACATCCTCTCGACGGGGATCATCGCCGCCTCGCTCGAGGACGGCGACGAACTCGTCGACGTCGAGGTCACCGACGGGACCAGAGACCTCGTGATCGCGACCGAACAGGGGATGACGATCCGCTTCGACGAAAGCGAGGTGCGTCCGATGGGGCGCAACGCCCGCGGCGTCAACGGCATCAAACTCGAAGGCGACGACGCCGTCGCCGGCCTCGTCGCGACCGACGAGGGCGACGACCGCGCGCTGCTGACGGTCACCCACAACGGCTACGCCAAACGGACGCTCCTCTCGGAGTACCGCACGCAGTCGCGGTACGGCAAGGGCCTGATCGACATCAAGACGAACGAGCGAAACGGCCCCGTGACGGCCGTGAAGGCCGTCACCGAGGACGATCACCTCGTCGTGATGAGCGAACGCGGGCAGATCATGCGCACGCGCGCCGGCGAAATCTCGACGGTCGGCCGGAACACGATGGGCGTGACGCTGATGGACGTCGAGTCGGGCGACGCGGTCGCCAGCGTCGACGTCGTCCCCGACACGTCGGACGACGCGTAGAGACGCTCCGGGTCGGCGCGTTTCGTTCGCGACGCGAATCGAGACGGGAGTCGAGAGACGAGACGGAAACTCAGTGTTCCGGCTCCTCGGCCGGTGCGATCATCGCGTCGATCCGCAGAATGAGGATGTTGTTCGTGTCGTCCTTGCCGTCGAGGGTGCCCTCGATGACGAGTTTCGACAGCGGCGTCGGGCCGACGGTGACGGAGTCGCCCTCGTGGATGTCGTTCGTCGGGCCCTGAATGTGTACCTCCGCCCGGCAGAGTTCGGGGTGGTGGACGCTCGAGAGGTCGATCTCCTCGACGATGACGCCCTCTACTGATTCGCCCTCGTGTTCGAGGGGGACGGCGGCCGGGTCGTCCATCTGCTGGATTTCGAGGGCCTCGTAGGCGGCCGCGGTCGGCTTGTAGCCGCCCTTGGGGCCGGGGACGCCCTCGACCAACTGGAGCGCCTTCAGGCTCTGCATCTGGTTTCGAATCGTCCCCGGGTTCCGGTCGACCTGTTCGGCGATGTCCTCGCCTTTGATCGCGTCCTCGGAGTCGGAGTGGAGATTCGTCAATGCGCGCAAAATTTTCTTCTGACTTGGAGTGAGTTCGATCGATGACATGGGGAATCCTTCGTAGTTGATTTCCTTAAATGGGATGGTCGATTTCCTTAAATGGGATGTATCGAACGGGCGATCCCTTCGAATTTGACGGTTACTCCGGGAGTAGTAAGTAGTTGTCTTTCCCGGCGGCCGGTCAGTGTTCGATCTCTGCGGGGGCGGCGACGCGGACGTGGCGGGCGACCCCCTCCGGGAGCGAGACGGGGTCGTCGTGGCCGCTCGCACGAGCGGTCACCATCCCGAAGGGGGCGACCTCGAGGATTTCGAGTTCGACGCCGGGTTCGACGCCGTGGTCGGCGAGGTACGAGAGGATCTCGGGGTCGCGGTCGGCGACCTCCTCGACGATCACGACGTCGCCCTCGTCGAACTCGACGATCGACTCGCCGGCGGGGGCCGCCGGCGGTTCGAGGTCGGCGCCGGGGATCGGCGAGCCGTGGGGGTCGACCTCCGGGTCCCCGAGGGCGGCGGCGACCCGGGCCTCGAAGTCCTCGCTGATGTGATGTTCGAGGCGGTCGGCCTCCTCGTGGACCTCCGCCCAGTCGTAGTCGAGGTGTTCGGTGAGGTACGCCTCCAGCAGACGGTGGTGGCGGATCACTTCGAGGGCGACGGTCTCGCCCTCGTCGGTCAGCGTCGCGCCGCGGTACTTCTCGCGGTCGACCAGCCCCCGCTCCTCGAGTTTGTCGAGCATGCTGGTGACGGTCGGCGACGTGACGTCGAGTTCGGCGGCGATCTCGGAGGTTCCGATCCGTTCGTCGCGGCCCCGCTGGAGCTGATAGATCGCCTTCAGGTAGTCTTCCATCACGTCGCTCAGCATCATTTCGTCGGGATTTAGAGACGTCTAACCCTAAGTGTTGCGTCGTCCCGAACCCGCCGGAAATCGGCCCGCTCGCCCCCTCGAACCTGCCCGTGACAACTGTGCACACGCCGATCGGGGTTTCAACACCTTTGTATCGGAGTGATTCTGACAGTGCCGTATGACCGAGAACGTCGTCGTCCTGGGCGCCGGATACGCCGGCGCCGGGGCGGTCACGAAGCTCCAGTCGGAACTGGATGGCACCGCGCGGCTGACCTGGATCTCCGATACCGACTACCACCTCGTCCTCCACGAAGCCCACCGCGTGATCCGTGACCCCGCCGTCCGGTCCGACATCACCATCCCGGTCCACGACATCGCCGACCCGGCGACCCGCTTCATCCAGGACCGCGTCGTCGACCTCGACGTCGACGAGCGGGTCGTCGAACTCGAAGACGGCGAGGACGTCGAGTACGACTACGTCCTCGTCGCGCTCGGCAGCCAGACCGCCTACTACGGCATCCCCGGCCTCGAAGAGTACTCCCTGACGCTCAAGAGTCTCGACGACGCCCTCGAGATCCACGAGGCGATCGAGGCGGCGAGCCGCGACGCCACCCGCGGCGAACCCGCCCAGGTCGTCGTCGGCGGCGCCGGCCTCTCGGGCATCCAGACCGCCGGCGAGGTCGCCGAGTTCCGCGACGCACACCGCGCGCCCATCGAGATCCACCTCGTCGAGGCCCTCGAAGAGATCTTCCCCGGCAACGACCCCGAGATTCAGGCCGCGCTGCGCGACCTCCTCGAAGACGCGGGCGTCACGATCCACACCGACGACCCGATCACCGAGGCCGAGGAGGGCGTCATCCACTTCGACGAGGGCGACCCCCTCGAGTACGACGTGCTCGTCTGGACCGGCGGCATCACCGGCCGCGACGCGCTCGACTCCGCCGACCTCGACAAGCAGCACAACCGCGTCGAGGCGGAGGCGAACTTCCAGACCTCCGACGAACGCGTCTTCGCCATCGGCGACTCGGCGATCGTCGACCAGGGCGACCAGCCCGCGCCGCCGACCGCCCAGGCCGCCTGGCAGGCCGCCGAGGTCGCCGGCGAGAACATCTCGCGGGCCATCCAGAACCGGCCCCTGGTCACGTGGGAACACGAGGACAAGGGGACCGTCGTCTCCGTCGGCGAGGAGGCCGTCGCCCACGGCGTCAAGCCCGCCCTCGGCGTCTCCCTCCCCGTCACCACCTTCGGCGGCTTCCCCGCGAAGAACCTGAAGAAGCTCATCGCCGCCCGCTGGATCGCCGACCTCACCTCCTGGAACCGCGCGCGCAAGGCCTGGCCGTCGCTGTAGCGCCGGGAAGTCGCTGCCGCGGACGCGGCGACCGCCGCTTCCCCGGGGCGACCCGCCGATTCGTCGGGCCGTCGACTCGTCGCCCGTCGCCGATCACGTCGATCAGCCGAAGTCCGCCTGCGACGTGATCGGGTCCGTCTCGATCAACGCCTCGTCGCTGTACGCGCCCAGATTTTCCCGCAGTCGGTCGACGTCGAACGGGTCTCCGTGGGCCGGATAGACCGTCTCGGCACTGCTGTCGAGGATCTTCCGCCAGCTCTCGTAGTACCGGTCGACGTCGGCGATGAAGATCGTGTGGTACTTGATTCCCGCCCAGAGCGGCCTGCTCATCGCCGCGTCGCCACAGAAGAGCGTACCGTCGTCGAGCAGGACGGAGATCGAGTCGGGGGTGTGTCCCGGCGTGTGAAGGATCGTCCCGTCGATTCCCAGTTCGCCCAACAGCCGATCGTCGTCGCCGTCGACCAGCAGATCGTCGTCGCGAAGCGCCACCGGCGGAAAGGTCAGGTCCCACTCGGGGACGAGCCACGATCGGAGTTTCGCGAGGTAGTAGACCCGCCTGTTCAACAGCCCGCCGCCGGACCTGTCGTTCTCGCCGGCCCGGAGCAGTTCGTCGGCGGCTTCGTGAGCGATCACGGTCACGCCGTCGAGCAGTTCGTTCGCGAAGCCGACGTGGTCGTCGTGGTGGTGGGTCAAGAGCAGGTACTCGATCTCCGCGACGTCGACGCCGACGTCCGCGAGTTGCTCTACGAAGCTCCGGTACTCCCACTCGTACCCGGTATCGATCAACAGGTATCCCTCGTCGGCGTCGAGCAGGTAACAGTTGGTCGATCCCGGGGATAGCGTGATCCACCGCTCCCCCTGCGTCGCGTCGTCAGTCACTGTTCGTCACCCCCTGTACGCGGGAACAGCACGGTCAGCACCGCCAGCAGGGCGAGCGAGCCGGTTAGCCCGGCACCGGTCAGCGCGGGGTATCGGCATCGGAAGGCGCCCGGGTTCGCGCTACGGCCCTCGCGCCTCCGGGCCGGCGTCGGCGTCCGACACGTCACCGGCGATTCTCCCGAACCCGAGCCGCCGGCCGACGCCTCGCTCTCCACCGTGCAGGTGACGGATGGTCGAGACGAACGACCCATGTCGGAGCGTCCGTCCACGCGCCACAAACCATGGCGCTAAATTTCCCACTGGGCGAGAATCGCTGGTCACGATTGCCCTCCACGGCCCGCCGTTCGAGACGGGCGTCCCAACGCGACGAGATCCGCTCAGGTGGCCGCTGACCGTCCTCGGCGGGACACTGGTCCTGCTGGCGAGGCGTTTCACCGGTCAGGCGTACCGCCGTTGACCGACTACCACAGAGGTCTCGGGATAACCGTCGGCGGAACGCGTCGCTCACCGCCGACCAGTTCGCGGGTACAGCGCCGTCAGCGCCAGCAGCACCGCCACGGCCGACAGCGCGACCCCCAGCCAGTCGGCGAACACCGGCAGAAAGTAGGCCACGGTCTCCCGGCCGAGCCCCCACCACAGGCCGAGCGTCGCGACGGCGAGGCCGCCGAGGAGCGCGCGGGCGGGCCGGTCGCGCTCCGACAGCGGGTCGAACGAGCGCGTGCGGCTGAACCGGCCGTAGCCGAGTCGCGCGGCGAGGCCGACGGCGACGCCCCCGAGGATCCAGACCGGCAGCCGGATCCACCGCACCGCGCTGGCGATGGCGGGCGAGGGCAGCCCGCGCCGGTCCGCCCACGCGCGGACCACGTCGGCGATGAGCTGGACGCTCCGCTCGCTGTTGGTGAGGATCACGATGCCGTCGCCCGTCGCGGGGACGGCGTGGAACCAGCTCCACGAGCCGGTGCCCTGGCCGCCGTTCATCACCGCCAGTTCACCGTTCGAGAGGGTCTCCGCGAAGTGACCCAGGCCGGCGCCGTCGGTCGCCAGTTCGTAGAAGCCCGTCGTCTCGACGGCCGGGTCGTGTATTTCGGCGACGCTCTCCGGTTCGAGCACGCCCCGGCCCGGCGGTTCGCCGTCGGTCCCCTCCGTCCCGGCGGCGACGAAGCGGGCGACGTCCGCGGCGGTCGCGTACAGCATCCCCTGCGCCCTGACGGGTTCGCGGTACTGGGGCACCGGCGTCCCGTCGACGAGGTGCTCGGCGGCCAGTTCCGCCTCGATCCGGTCGTCCCAGACGAACGTGGCCCCGTCCATCCCGAGCGGTTCGAGGATCGCCTCGCGCATGTACGCCGCGAAGTCGCGGCCCGTGACGTCCTCGATCAGCAGTTCGAGCAGCCCGTACCCGGGGTTCGCGTAGCGAAACGACCCGGGTTCGTCGGTCGGCCGCGCGGCCGGCGCACCCGCCTCGCCGGAGAGGGCCTCCCGGAGCGAGGGGGGCTCCTCGTCCGGCGGGACCTTCTCGTAGCCCCCCGCCGGCAGCCCGGCGCTGTGATTGAGCAACCGTCGCACGGTCACCCCCTCCCACGGGAACTCGGCGTCCGGGAGTTCCCAGCCCGTCACGTGGCGCCCGACCGGATCGTCGAGGGCGACCTCGCCGCGCTCGACCAGTTTCAGCACGCCCCACGCGGTGACCGACTTCGTGATCGACTGTACCCGGCAGGGCGTGTCGACGGTCATCGCCCGCCCCGCCGCGGGGTCGGCCTCGCCGTACGCGCCGGCCCACGTCGGGTCGCCGCCCTCGACGAGGGCGACGCTCGCCCCGGGGACGTCGTAGCGGTCGAGCAACTCCGGGACGTACTCGTCGAGGTAGTCGGGCAGCGAGTCGCCATCGCCCTCACCGCCGGGTCCGAGGTCGAGACGCCCGGCGAGCGCGCCCGTCAGCCCGGCGCCGGCCGCCGCGAGGTAGCCGCGGCGGGTCGCGGCCGGTCCCACGTCAGGACCCCTCCCCCGGGCCGCCGGCGGCGACGTCGCCCGGGACCTCGTCGAGAGTCGCCTGTCGACCGCTGGACGTCCGGCCGCGGCGCTCCCGGAACGCGTCGCGGAGGCCGAGCGCGAGCGCCCCGAGGCCGAGCAGGAACGCGACGAACTCGAGGAGGCCGCCGAGGAAGGGGACGGCCCCGAGGACGGCGAACCCGACGAGGCCGACCGCGAGCGCGAGCCACCGGTTCTCCCGGTCGGCCAGCCCCAGCGCCCACGCGCCGACGGCGTACTGGCCGTAGACGACCGCGACCCAGACCGCGAGCGCGAAGCCGAACGCGCCGAGGACGGTCAGCGGGATGCCGACGACCGTAAGCGCCACCAACACCAGCGCGACCGGGACGCCGATCAGCGTCAGGACGCCGACGCCGCCGGACGTGACCGGATCGTCGGCCACGCGGGACGCGACGCCGGACGAGAACGAGGGGAAGACCGCGAGCAGGACCGCGCCGAGCAGGAGGCTGGCGACGAGTTCGTAGCCGGTCACCAGCCACGGGGGGACCGTAAAGACCTCGACGGTGCCGACGCCGTTCCCGCCGAGGCTCGCGTCGTGGACGACGCCGCCGCCGACGCTCGCCGCGGGGTCCTCGGTGAACTCGCCCGCGTCGTAGCGGAACTCGCCGGCGACGTCCGCGTTCGGCCCCAGAACGATCGTCTCGGCGCCGGCGCGGACGTCGCCGTCGACCGCCCCGTCGACGGAGAGGTAGCCCGCGCCGACCGCGAGGTCGCCGCCGATCCGGGCGGTCTCGCCCACCTCGACGTGGCCGGCGCCGGCGCTGACGTCGCCGGTCACCGTCCCGTCGACGCGGACGCTCCCCGCGGCGACCTCGACCGCCCCGTCGACGGTGCCGCCCTCGGCGACGTGGACGGTACCGGCGACCCCCGCGACGTCGCCCGAAACCGTGCCGCGGACGACGATCGATCCCGCGACGCCCTCGATGCCGTCGGACGTCTCCCCCTCCTCCACGACGACCGTCCCGAACCCGCTCTGGATCGGCCCCGCGGCGACGACGCCGGTCCCGGCGGAGAGCAACAGCACTGCGACGACGACGAGCACGACCGCTCGCCGTCCCGTCTCGATGTCCGTGAAACTCATACTGAAAGTTCGCGCAGGTTTCAGAAATCTACGCCGGCCGGTTCTCGAACGGCGGGAATCAGCGGTCGCTCGCCGGGTCGGTCTCCCCGCCGTCGAGCCCCACCGCGTCGCGCTCGACGCGCGTTCCCATCGGCCGCGCCGGGACGCCGGCGACGGTCTCGCCCGGCGGGACGTCGCGGGTGACGAGCGAGTTCGCCGCGACGCTCGCCCCCTCGCCGACCTCGACGCCCGGGAGGAGTATCGCCCCGGCGCCGATCATCGCCCGCTCGCCGATCACGACCTCGCCGGTTCGGTACTCGTCCTGGAGGAACTCGTGACAGAGGATCGTCGCGTCGTAGCCGACGATGGCGTGGTCGCGGACCGTGATCAGGTCCGGCCAGAAGACGTCCGGGGTCGCCTCGAGCCCCCACGAGACGCCCTCGCCGACCGTCATCCCGAGCCGGCGCATGAGCCAGCGTTTGAGCCGCAGGCTCGGCGAGATGCGCACGAGCCAGACGACGACGTAGTTGATCGCCACCCGCAGCGGGTGCCGCGCGCTCGTCCAGTGGGCCAGCGAGTTGCCCCGTCCCGGGGTCGGGTGGGCGGTCACGCGGTCGTGTCGGGAGTCGGCGTCGTCGGTCACTGCAGGGCGGTTGGGCGGCGGTCTACAAGAAACCACGCGACGGTCGCACGCGCCGAGTCAGTCCCCGCGAAGCTCCTCGACGTGGTCGATCCGCCGCCGGACGAGGTCGGCCGTGCCGATGTCGTGACGCACGTGCAGGCCCTCCTCGCCGGCGACCGCGAGGGCGTCCTCGGCGATTTCCTCGGCCTCGGTGATCGAGTCGGCGACGCCGACGACGGCGAACGACCGCGAGGTCGTCGTGTAGATGCCGTCGTCGCGCTCGTCGACGCTGGCGTAGAAGAGCAGGGCGTCGCCGGCGCTCTCTCGCGGCTCGTCGCCGCTCGAATCGTCCGTGGCGCGGGCCGCCCGCGCCACGCTCTCCTCGTCCACCTCGACTTTCGCCCCAGCCGTCGGGTCCGTCGGGTACCCCTCGGGGACCGCGTACTTGCAGACCGTCGCCATCGGGGCGAACTCGGGTTCGGGCAGGGGGTCGCCCTCGCGGGCGGCGACGAGCACGTCGAGGAAGTCCGTTTCGAGGACGGGCAGGGTGTTCATCGCCTCGGGGTCGCCAAAGCGGGCGTTGAACTCGACGACCTTCGGCCCCTCGGCGGTGAGCATGAACTGGCCGTAGAGGATGCCGCGGTAGCCGTCGAGCGCGTCCACGGTGGCCTCGATTATCTCGACGGCCGCCTCGTAGTCGGCCGCGGTCATGAAAGGCAGTTCGCGCGCGGCGTCGCTGTACGAGCCCATGCCGCCGGTGTTGGGCCCCTCGTCGCCCTCGTAGGCGCGCTTGTGGTCCTGGACGGCCGGCGCCGTGCGGACCTCGCCGTTTGCGACGAACGCCTGCACCGTGAACTCCTCGCCGACCAGCCGCTCCTCCAGGACGAGCCGGTCGTAGCCCGACTCGCGGATGTACGCCTTGCCCTCCTCGGCGGTGACCTGATCGCCGATCACCTTCACGCCCTTGCCGCCGGTGAGGCCGGCGGGTTTGATCGCGAGGTCGCCGTCGTACGCGTCGACGTACTCGCAGGCGGCCTCGGGGTCGTCGAAGACCGCGAAGTCCGGACAGCCGGGGACGTCGTGTTCGGCCATGAACTCCCGCTGGAAGGACTTGTCCGTCTCGATGCGGGCCTCGGCCCGTCGCGGGCCGAACGCGTAGATGTCCGCGTCTTCGAGCGCGTCGACGACGCCCGCCGCGAGCGGCGCCTCGGGGCCGACGACCGCGAGGGTCGCCTCGATCGCCTCGGCGTAGTCGACGACCGCCTCCGGGTCCGTCGTCTCGACCGTCTCGAACTCCGCGGCGAGTCGGGCGATGCCGGGGTTGCGGTTGCCCGCGCAGGCGTACAGCTCCGCCTCGCCGTCGCCGCCGGCGAGCGCCCGCGCGATGGCGTGTTCGCGCCCGCCCCCGCCGATCAGTAGCACGCGTTCGCGCATGGTCGGTATCGGAACGCACGAAAGTGTAAACCTTGCTGTTTCTCTACCCGAGGGTGTACACGTTCGTGGGTAGGCGTGCGGGCGGCGCGGCCGGCGCCGGTCCGAGCGAGCGATCCCCTACGGCTCGCAGACGATCGCTTCGACCGGCTCGGTCGGCCGGAGCGTGATCACGGGCCGAAGCGAGAGTTCGCTGGCGAGCGGTTCGAGGTCCCACCGCGGGGCGAGCGTCGCGAGGACGACCTGCGCCTCGACGGTCGCGAACCGGTGGCCGAGGCAGTGACGCGGCCCGCCGCCGAACGGGAAGTAGGCGTACTCCGGGCGGTCGGGGTCGTCGTCGAGCCAGCGTTCGGGCCGGAACGACTCGGGGTCGTCCCACCAGCGACCGTCGCGGTGGACGATCCACTGGGGCAGGAACACCGGCTCCCCGGCCGGGACGACGTAGCCGTCGAACGTCACGTCCTCGGTCGGCTCCCGGGCGGTGGCGTGGGTCGGCGGGTACAGCCGCAGCGCCTCGGAGACGACCGCCCCCGTGTACTCGAGGTCGGACAGGTCCGCCAGGGTCGGCGGCTCGCCGTCGAGGGCGTCGAGTTCCTCGCGAAGCCGCGCCGCCGCGTCCGGGTTCGTGCCGAGCAGGTGCCACGCGTAGGTCAGCGCCAGCGCGGTGGTGTCGTGGCCCGCAGCCAGCAGCGTGACGACCTCGTCGCGGACCCCCTCGTCGGACATCCCCTCGCCGCGCTCGTCCTCGGCGACGAGCAGCGTCGAGAGCAGGTCGTCGCGGTCGGCCGCCGTCTCGCGTCGGGACTCGATCAGCGCGGAGACGATCTCGTCGAGGCGCTCGCGCCCGCGCTCGAACCGCCGGTTCGCCGGCGTCGGGAGCCAGCCGGGCAGCCACATGTTCGCCCCCTCGAACCGGCCCATCGCCATCGTGAACGCCTCGCGGATCTCCGCTTCGAGCGCGCCGAGGTCGGTGCCGAACAGCGACCGGACGAGGACCGAGAGGGTGAGCCGGCGCATCTCCTCGGTGACGTCGATCGTCTCCCCGCGTTCCCACTCCTCGGCCGTCGCCGCGGCGCGCTCGCCCATGATCTCGGCGTAGGTCGCGATCCGGTCGGGCCGGAACGCCGGCTGCATCCGCGTGCGCTGTCGCCGCCAGTACTCGCCGTCGCTCACGACCAGCCCGTTCCCGAAGAGCGGTTCCAGCCGCCCCTGTCCCAGTTCGGCCTTGCGGAACCGGTGGTCCTCGGTGACGAGCACCCGCTCGACGTGCTCGGGGTGGACGAGCATGTGCGAGTCGGCCGTGCCGACGTTCGTCGCCACCACGTCGCCGTACTCCTCGGCGCAGCGCTCGACGAACCCCAGCGGGTCGCGCAGGTACCGGTGGAGGTTCCCGACGGCCGGCAGTCCGTCCGGGCCGGGCGCCCGACGGCCGATCTCGCCTCGCGCGTCGGGGGTGGCGTCGGAGGCCATCGGTCGACGCTCCGACGGCCAGGTCCATTGCGTTTTCCG
The Salinilacihabitans rarus DNA segment above includes these coding regions:
- a CDS encoding MBL fold metallo-hydrolase yields the protein MTDDATQGERWITLSPGSTNCYLLDADEGYLLIDTGYEWEYRSFVEQLADVGVDVAEIEYLLLTHHHDDHVGFANELLDGVTVIAHEAADELLRAGENDRSGGGLLNRRVYYLAKLRSWLVPEWDLTFPPVALRDDDLLVDGDDDRLLGELGIDGTILHTPGHTPDSISVLLDDGTLFCGDAAMSRPLWAGIKYHTIFIADVDRYYESWRKILDSSAETVYPAHGDPFDVDRLRENLGAYSDEALIETDPITSQADFG
- a CDS encoding metal-dependent transcriptional regulator — encoded protein: MMLSDVMEDYLKAIYQLQRGRDERIGTSEIAAELDVTSPTVTSMLDKLEERGLVDREKYRGATLTDEGETVALEVIRHHRLLEAYLTEHLDYDWAEVHEEADRLEHHISEDFEARVAAALGDPEVDPHGSPIPGADLEPPAAPAGESIVEFDEGDVVIVEEVADRDPEILSYLADHGVEPGVELEILEVAPFGMVTARASGHDDPVSLPEGVARHVRVAAPAEIEH
- the gyrA gene encoding DNA gyrase subunit A — protein: MSSDVPEPTDVDAARVEHVRIEDEMEQSYIDYAMSVIAGRALPDVRDGLKPVHRRILYAMGEMGVTSGSSHRKSSSIVGETMGDYHPHGDQAIYDTLVRMAQEFSMRYPLVDGQGNFGSMDGDPPAAMRYTEARMAAIAEELLEDIEKDTVDFQSNYDDRLQEPGVLPAAFPNLLVNGSSGIAVGMSTNIPPHNLGEIVDATVEVIENPDCTVEDLMEHVKGPDFPTGANIVGRDAIYSAYATGRGRLRVRAEFEVEEYDNDRERIVVTELPYQTNKARLVERIADDVNEGKIEGISDLRDESDRDGVRVVVELKRGANTEVVKNQLLEHHLERTFGVINLALVDGQPRVLSLKETLEEYVAHRREVIRRRSEYDLAEAEDRAHILDGRLKALENVEDVVDLIRDSEDRDAAKTRLREAFDFSEAQANHIVRMQLGSLTSMEAAEIESEYEDVQAEIERLERILGSEEELLGVIKEELLDLKEEYGDERRTSIVEDEGTVTHEDLIPEEDVVVVTTEDDYVKRMPLAQFEAQGRGGKGIIGADVKEDDRVATAFRANTHDYLLCFTNHGQVYRLKAYEIPEMGRTARGKSAVNILDLDPGEDITAIVDTDALDGDEYVTMVTRNGYVKRTAGEEFENILSTGIIAASLEDGDELVDVEVTDGTRDLVIATEQGMTIRFDESEVRPMGRNARGVNGIKLEGDDAVAGLVATDEGDDRALLTVTHNGYAKRTLLSEYRTQSRYGKGLIDIKTNERNGPVTAVKAVTEDDHLVVMSERGQIMRTRAGEISTVGRNTMGVTLMDVESGDAVASVDVVPDTSDDA
- a CDS encoding Rrf2 family transcriptional regulator: MSSIELTPSQKKILRALTNLHSDSEDAIKGEDIAEQVDRNPGTIRNQMQSLKALQLVEGVPGPKGGYKPTAAAYEALEIQQMDDPAAVPLEHEGESVEGVIVEEIDLSSVHHPELCRAEVHIQGPTNDIHEGDSVTVGPTPLSKLVIEGTLDGKDDTNNILILRIDAMIAPAEEPEH
- a CDS encoding NAD(P)/FAD-dependent oxidoreductase translates to MTENVVVLGAGYAGAGAVTKLQSELDGTARLTWISDTDYHLVLHEAHRVIRDPAVRSDITIPVHDIADPATRFIQDRVVDLDVDERVVELEDGEDVEYDYVLVALGSQTAYYGIPGLEEYSLTLKSLDDALEIHEAIEAASRDATRGEPAQVVVGGAGLSGIQTAGEVAEFRDAHRAPIEIHLVEALEEIFPGNDPEIQAALRDLLEDAGVTIHTDDPITEAEEGVIHFDEGDPLEYDVLVWTGGITGRDALDSADLDKQHNRVEAEANFQTSDERVFAIGDSAIVDQGDQPAPPTAQAAWQAAEVAGENISRAIQNRPLVTWEHEDKGTVVSVGEEAVAHGVKPALGVSLPVTTFGGFPAKNLKKLIAARWIADLTSWNRARKAWPSL